In a single window of the Candidatus Kaiserbacteria bacterium genome:
- a CDS encoding AAA family ATPase, with translation MEKERAKKIVMIIGITGTLGAGKGAVVSYLVRTKGFTHYSARSYFAVQMEKQGITPINRDTMVEFANSLREQNGPRHIFDTLYKEAEASGNPSVIESIRTVGEAEALKERGGVLLAIDADEHMRYTRICGRGSTHDKVTFEEFQTQEAREMYSDDPNKQNISAVMRMADVTIENNGTLGELHASIEKVFQ, from the coding sequence GTGGAAAAAGAAAGAGCTAAAAAAATAGTCATGATAATCGGCATCACGGGAACGTTGGGAGCTGGGAAGGGCGCGGTCGTCTCCTATCTTGTCCGTACCAAGGGTTTTACCCATTATTCCGCTCGGAGTTATTTTGCTGTACAGATGGAAAAACAGGGAATCACCCCTATCAACCGAGACACTATGGTGGAGTTTGCTAATTCACTTCGTGAACAAAATGGCCCACGACATATCTTTGATACACTCTATAAGGAAGCGGAAGCAAGTGGTAATCCTTCAGTAATAGAATCTATTCGCACTGTAGGAGAGGCAGAAGCACTCAAGGAGCGTGGCGGTGTACTCCTTGCAATTGATGCAGATGAACATATGCGCTATACACGCATCTGTGGACGTGGTAGTACACATGACAAAGTGACGTTTGAAGAGTTTCAAACACAAGAAGCACGCGAAATGTATTCTGACGACCCCAATAAACAAAACATTAGTGCCGTGATGCGGATGGCCGATGTGACCATAGAAAACAATGGCACCCTCGGAGAACTACATGCGTCAATCGAGAAAGTATTTCAATAA
- a CDS encoding UMP kinase produces MHIHETVVMSVGGSLIVPDAIDTHFLIELRNLIERQITVHKRRFIIIAGGGRTARRYQDAAAKVSELDPEDLDWMGIHATRLNGHLLRTIFRDVAHPVMITNPDEIMDVPKGTPLIIAAGYRPGASTDLRAVQIASNIHAHKVMNLSNIDYVYTEDPRKNPAAEKIESIRWADFMRLIPTEWNPGLSSPFDPVAARAAEAHDIEVAIINGKRINEIENYLEKRAFVGTLIHA; encoded by the coding sequence ATGCACATACACGAAACAGTAGTGATGTCAGTCGGTGGGTCACTCATTGTACCCGATGCAATTGACACCCATTTTTTAATCGAACTCCGGAATCTCATAGAACGACAAATCACCGTCCACAAGCGACGGTTTATTATTATCGCAGGAGGAGGAAGAACAGCGCGCCGCTACCAAGATGCAGCAGCAAAAGTCTCTGAGCTCGACCCCGAAGACCTCGACTGGATGGGTATACACGCAACGCGCTTGAATGGCCATCTCCTCCGCACTATCTTTCGCGATGTAGCACATCCCGTCATGATTACCAATCCTGATGAAATTATGGACGTCCCCAAGGGTACACCGCTTATCATTGCCGCAGGGTATCGCCCCGGAGCGTCCACAGACCTTCGTGCGGTACAAATTGCTTCAAATATCCATGCTCATAAAGTAATGAATCTTTCCAACATTGATTATGTGTACACCGAAGACCCGAGGAAAAATCCCGCTGCAGAAAAAATAGAGTCTATTCGATGGGCCGACTTTATGCGTCTCATCCCCACCGAATGGAACCCGGGGCTCTCTTCCCCTTTTGACCCTGTAGCGGCACGTGCTGCTGAAGCACATGACATCGAGGTTGCTATCATCAATGGAAAAAGGATCAACGAAATTGAAAACTACCTTGAGAAAAGAGCATTCGTAGGAACACTCATCCACGCATAG